TCTTCGGCTGAAGGGCTTGCTTCGGACTATCTGGTTACCTTCGGGGTTGTCCCTTCTTTTCCTCATACTGGGTATGGTTATATCAAAACCTCAGAGATCTGCGGACCGGGTTACAGGGTTTCGGAATTTAGGGAAAAGCCGGATCTGGAAACCGCAAAGAAATACATTCAGGAAGGCTGCCTCTGGAACAGTGGAATGTTCCTTCTCGACACACAGCTTTTCTTTGAAGAAGTTAAAAAACACGCTCCTTCGGTTTTCGCCTGTTTTGAAAACGGAAAAGACATTAATGAGATTTATGCATGTGTGGACAACATTTCCATTGACTATGGAATAATGGAAAAATCCGACAGGGTCGCAGTTGTAAAACTGGAACAGAAATGGAGTGATCTCGGGAATTTTGCTGCAATTTATGACGAGCTTGAGAAGGATCCTGCAGGAAATGTGGTACTCGGATGTGATCCTCTCTTGCTCAGTTCCGATGGAAACCTCGTATATTCAAAGTGCGGCAAAATTGTTTCCCTCATAGATATTAAGGATATGGTCGTTGTCGATACCAGTGATGCTCTATTGATCTGTCCTAAATCAAGCAGCCAGAAGGTAAAAGATGTTGTCACCACACTTAAAGACAGGAAGGATGAAAGGGCAGAAATTGGGCAGACCGTCTACAGACCCTGGGGTTCATATACTGTACTTGAAGCTTCTGCAGGACATAAGATTAAAAATATCACAGTACTTCCTAACCATAAGTTAAGCCTCCAGCTGCATTATCATCGGAGCGAGCACTGGGTGGTTGTCAAAGGTATGGCTTGTGTGGAGGTTGGCGGGCAGCAATCTTTCCTGAGACCGGGAGAAAGTACCTTTATCAGAGCAGGAGAAAAGCACCGATTGTCAAACCCGGGGAAAGTCCCTCTTGAGATCATTGAAGTACAGTTAGGGGAACTTGTAGACGAAGAGGACATTGTCAGGTTTGATGATGTATATGGGAGGAAATGAATAAGCTGCAGTACTTAAGCTGCAGTACTGGATAGGAATCAGATTTATATATAAGCTGGAATTACGAGATAAGGTTCATGGGTAAAAATTGTGCTTCAAAATTCACATTTATTACAGTAAAAAAATGGCATCTGCGAAAAATACTAATTACTTGAGCAAATTTTTGAGACTTATGAAGTGAAAATAGTATTGATTTTGCTGCTAGAAATCTAAACTATTTTCACTCCAGAATTATACTATCAATAAGAAAAATCGTAAGCAACAACTCATGAAACCTAGCCTATAACAAACTGACCTTCTGGACCGTGTTTAACATAGTTGCTATTTTTTCGAATATCTTGAAAATCGATCCTATCCAGCGCCAGAGCATAGTATCATTTTTCTGGCAAATTGCATTGACAGCCATAGGCTTTTTAAGCACCATTTATTTCGCACGTACTGTAGGTGCTTCAATACTTGGATCGTATTACCTGTTCTTAGCATACTATGGTATTATCGGCATGGTTACTGATGGTGGATTTGGCGGAGCTGCAGTTAAACGCATCAGCGAAGGTGAAGAATCTAATGAGTATTTTAGCGCATATTTTGCATTGAGAATAGTATTCACGATAACTGGAATACTTCTTTTACTTGCCTTAAAGGACTATTTCGCAGATCTTACTGAGTCTGGCATGTTTGTCTGGTTACTGATAGCGTTATTCGTGTCAATGATTGCAGGTCCCATCTCCAGCGGAGTTGCCGGCAAGGGTAAAATGGGAATACGCAACACCTGTGAAGGCATAAACAATATCTTACGTGTCATATTCCAGGTCATGGCAGTATGCCTCGGATATGATACTGCAGGTCTGGCTGGGGGCATGGTAGCTGGTATTATCGGAGCAGCAATAATCGAATTCCGCTTCTTTGACCTGCATTTTGCGCGTTTCAAATGGGATCATATAAAAAGTCTATTCATATTTTCATTCTGGCTATTTTTGACATCTAGTGGAGTGCTTTTATTTTCACAGGCTGACACGATCTTTATCGGATATTTCATGAGTAATG
The Methanosarcina thermophila TM-1 genome window above contains:
- a CDS encoding mannose-1-phosphate guanylyltransferase/mannose-6-phosphate isomerase is translated as MTGIKSIILAGGSGTRLWPLSREMYPKQFLKFGDTSLFQETVLRCLEISNISEIFVVTNEAQKFFVIGQIMEMGYTIPPENVLIEPEGKNTLPAIFFGMREIEKKFGRSVVGVFSSDHVLDRTAMQTISSAEGLASDYLVTFGVVPSFPHTGYGYIKTSEICGPGYRVSEFREKPDLETAKKYIQEGCLWNSGMFLLDTQLFFEEVKKHAPSVFACFENGKDINEIYACVDNISIDYGIMEKSDRVAVVKLEQKWSDLGNFAAIYDELEKDPAGNVVLGCDPLLLSSDGNLVYSKCGKIVSLIDIKDMVVVDTSDALLICPKSSSQKVKDVVTTLKDRKDERAEIGQTVYRPWGSYTVLEASAGHKIKNITVLPNHKLSLQLHYHRSEHWVVVKGMACVEVGGQQSFLRPGESTFIRAGEKHRLSNPGKVPLEIIEVQLGELVDEEDIVRFDDVYGRK